CAGGTGCGCCACGGTCCGCTTGCTCATCGCGTCGCGGATCGCCAGGTCGACCACCGCCGGCATCTGCTGCGGGTTGGTGACCATCAGGTTGTAGGCGGCGACATCCTGGTAGAGCTGGGTGGTGTGCACCTCCTGCTGGTAGTGCGCGCCCAGCACCGAGGTCTCCTGCATGCCGGTGATGGCCAGCACCGGCACGTGGTCGAGCTTGGCGTCGTAGAGCCCGTTGAGCAGGTGGATCGCCCCCGGGCCGGAGGTGGCGCAGCAGACGCCGAGCCGGCCGGTGGCCTTGGCGTAGCCGGTGGCCATGAACGCCGCCGCCTCCTCGTGGTGCACCAGCACGAACCGCAGCTTCTCCCGCTGCCGGCGGAAGCCCTCCATCAGGCCGTTGATGCCGTCGCCGGGCAGGCCGAACACGGTGTCGACCCCCCACTCCACCAGGCGTCGGGCCAGGCTCTCGCCCACGATCTCCTGCACGTCGTCCTCCTCTTCCGGGGTTCACCCGTCCTCGTCCGCGTCAGCGGGCTTTCACCTGTCCCACCGGAAACCGCGCACGAAGGACGGACGGGGCGGCGGCTACCCGGCCTCCCCGGCCGCAAACCCACCGGGGCGGTCGAACTTCGGACCGCCGTCACCCGTCCCCGGGCAGCACGGAGAGCTGTCCCCGCCCCTCCAGCACCGCGAGATGCACGGTGCGCACCTCAGCCGTGCCGTGCTCGCGCAGCAGGGCGTCCAGGTCGGCGCGGGTCAGGCCGGCGCGGTGCAGGTTGCCGGTGAGCACCCGGCCCCGGGCGACCACCACCACCGGCCCCTTCTCGATCAGCCGGCGCCCCGCGGGCCGCAGGCGTACCCAGGTGATAAGCGCGTGGGCGGCCAGGATGGCCACCAGGGTCACCGCGCCGGACAGATAGCTGGCATCCGGGGCGCTGGGTAGCCGCCCGACGACCGCGCCCACCGCGACGGCGGCCACGAAGTCGTACGCGGACAGCTCGGCAAGCGTCCGGCGACCGCCGAGGCGCATCGCCAGCACGGCGGTCAGGTAGAGCAGGAACGCCTTCACCGCCACCCAGACCAGCCAGCCCGGATGACCGACGAGAGCGGTGACGGCGTCCACCACCGGCCGCCGGGCTCAGGACCGTCGTATCGACCGCGCCGCGAAGTAGCCGAGGAGCGCACCCGCGGTCAGCGTCACCAGCCCGCGCGCGGTGACCACGGAGCGTAACCTGCCCAGGCCCGCCTTCGGGTCCACCACGCTGCCGGCCACGTCGCCGGCCGCCCCCACCACCACGTCACCGAACCTGCCGCGTTCCACCACCCACCACCTCTCCGCAGGCCGCGGGCTACCCGGTCGACCGTCGGCCAAACCTCAGCGCGCCAGGGCCTGGGCCATCAGCGGATACCAGGGCACGGCCACCGCCGCGCCGAGCAACGCCGCCCCGGCCGCCACCGCACCGGCCGCCGCCACCGTCCGGTTCCGGCCGCCGGTGGTCGGCCACCGGCCACCCCCGGTGTACGCGGGCGCCAGCCACCTCAGGTAGTAGAAGAGGCTGGCCACGGTGTTGACCGCGGCGACCACCACCAGCCAGGCCAGCCCGCCGTCCCACGCGGCGGTGAACACGGTCAGCTTGCCGGCGAAGACCGCCGTCGGCGGCGTGCCGACGAGCCCCAGCAGGCAGATCGCCAGCGCACCGGCGAGCCACGGCCGGCGGCGGGCCAGCCCGCGGTAGTCGTCGAGGGCGTCGTGCGGCTCGGCGGCCAGCACCGCGAACGCGCCCAGGTTCGTCACCGCGTACCCGGCGAGGTAGACCAGCAGGGCGGGCAGCGCGCGCTCCGCGCGGCCGGCGACCGCGACGGCCATCAGGAGGTAGCCCACCTGCGCCACGGTGGAGTACGCGAGCAGCCGGCGCGGGTCGGCCTGACCGAACGCGGCGAAGTTGCCGAGCGTCATGGTGACCGCGGCGAGCACCGCGACCAGCAGCGGCCAGCCCACCACGTCGGCGGGCACCGCGACGGCGAACAGCCGGTACGCCGCGAGCAGGCCGCCGAGCTTCGGCACGGTGGTCAGCAGCGCGCCGGCCGGGATCGAGGCGCCCTGCACCGCGTCGGGCACCCAGAAGTGGCCCGGCACCGCGCCGATCTTGAACAGCAGGCCGGCCAGCACCCCGACCACCCCGACCGCGACGGCGGCGGACGGCGCCCCCGCCAGGCCGGTGGCCAGCCGGTCGTAGTCGCTCGCCCCGCCGCCGACCGCGGTCAGCAGCGCCGCGCCGGCCAGCAGGCCCACCCCGGCCAGCGCCCCGATCAGATAGACCTTCAGCGCCGCCTCGGCGCCCCGCCGGTCCCGCCCCCAGCCGGCCAGCCCGACCAGCGGCACCGACGACAACAGGTACGCCACGGCCAGCAGCAGCAGGTCCGACGCGCCGGCGAGCAGCACCGCGCCGAGCACGGCGAGCAGCGTCAGCACGGAGAACTCGGTCTCCCGCCGGTTGCCGGCGACCCGGCCGGCGGCGATCCCGACCACCAGCAGCCCGGCCAGCGGGATCAGCAGCCGGGCGGCGGTGGTGCCCGCGTCGAGGGCGTAGCTGTGCGCGTACACGGTGGCGCGCTCGCCCACGGCGGGCAGGGTGGCGACCATGGCCGCGAACATCGCCCCGGCGGCGACCAGCCGGGCCACCCACTGCCGGTCCCGGGGCAGGAACGCGCCGGTGAGCAGCGTGGTGACCGCGCCGGCCAGCAGGAGCAGCTCCGGCAGCAGGGCGAGCGGACGCTCGTTCACCGGGCCACCAGGTCGGTGACCGCCCGGGCGGTGGGTTCCACCACGTCCAGCAGCAGCCGGGGGAACACGCCGAGGAGCAGCGAGAGCGCGAGCAGCGGCAGCACCGCGGCGGTCTCGGCGGCGGTCACGTCGGCGGTCGCGGACAGGCGGTGCCGGGTCGGGCCGAGGAAGACCCGGTGCAACGCCCACAGGAACAGGGCGGCGGTGACGAGGATGCCGGGCAGCGCGAACGCCACCGCCACCGGCGCGGAGCCCAGACTGCCGGCGAAGATCTGGAACTCGGCGACGAACCCGGAGAAGCCGGGCAGGCCGAGGCTGGCGAACGCCGCCACCGCGGTCAGCGCGGCGAACCGGGGGGTGTCGCCGGCCAACCCGCCGTAGGCGTCCATCCGGTAGGTGCCGCCCCGGTCGTGGAGGACGCCGGCGAGCAGGAACAGCGCGGACGTGATGAGCCCGTGGCTGACCATCTGGGTGACCGCGCCGGTCACCGCGACCGCGCGGGCCTGCGCGTCCGAGCCGGCGACCAGCCCGGCCGCGCCGACGGCGAGCACCACGTACCCCATGTGGTTGACCGACGTGTACGCGACCATCCGCTTGAAGTTGGTCTGGGCGAGCGCCACCAGCGCCCCGTAGAGGACGCTCACCACGCCGACCACGACGACCACCCAGGCGTAGCGCCGCCAGGCGTCCGGCAGCATCGGCATGGCGATCCGGACGAAGCCGTAGGTGCCCATCTTCAGCAGGATCCCGGCCAGCACCGCCGAACCGGCGGCCGGGGCGTCGGTGTGCGCCGGCGGCAGCCAGGTGTGGAACGGGAACGTCGGCGTCTTGATCGCCAGCCCCAGCAGCACCGCCAGCAGCACCAGCGCGCCGGCCACGCCCTGCGTCGGCGGAGGACGGGTCAACGCCACCATGTCGAAGGTGTGCGGCGCGGCGGCGACGTAGAGGCCGATGAAGCCCAGCAGCAGCGCCAGCGAGCCGAGGAACGTGTAGAGGAAGAACGTCAACGCCGAGCGGCGGGCCTGCGGGCCGTGCCCCCAGCCGACGATCACCGCGTACATGCCCACGATGGACAGGTCGAAGAAGACGAAGAACAGGATCAGGTCGAGCGAGACGAACAGCCCGAGGCAGGTGGTCTGGAGGGCGAGGAAGAGCGCGGCGAACTGCCGCGGCCGGGGCTGGCGACGCAGCGAGTACACCGCGCAGGCGGCGAAGACGACTGTGGTGAGCGCCAGCAGCGGCAGCGACAGCCCGTCCACCCCGACGTGGTAGCCGGCACCGGCGCCCGGGATCCACGGCCGGTCCACCTCGTACCCGAAGCCCTCCCCCGGGTACGCCCACCACACGCCCAGCACCGCCGCGACCTCGACGACGGTGACCGCGATCCAGAGCCACGACACCGCCCGCGCCGGCAGGCCACGCCAGCACAGCAGGACCACGGCCACGGCCAGCGGCGTGAAGACGATCAGGGACAGCACGGGTCACCTCGCCAGCAGCAGGATCAGCACGGCGGCGCCCAGCACGAGCACCACCTGGACGTAGTACTCGTGGACCAGGCCGGTCTGCGGCCGGCGGGCCAGCACGCCGAGCCGGCGGGCGGCCCGGGCGAGCCGGCGCACCAGGGCGTCCACCCCGTGGTCGTCCACCCGGGCCAGGGCGTCCGCGGCCCACCGGGTCAGCGCCGGCACGGCGGCGACCCCACGGTCGAGCCCCGCGTCGTCGAACCGGGCCAGCCCTCGGGCGACGCCGCGAACCGCGCCCGGCGCGGCGTGCACGGCCCGGTCGAGCACGCGGTCGTCGAACCGGGCCAGCCCCCGGGCCAGCGCCAGCGTCGGCCGGACCACGAGCAGCCGGGCGGCCCGGTCGAGCCCCAGCCAGGCCCGCGCCCAGCCCGGGGCCGGCAGCCGGCCCGGCGCGGCGACCGCAAGCGTCACACCGGCGACCGCCAGCAGGCCGGACAGGACCAGTTCGGCGACCCGGGTCGGCGGGGCCGGACCCGACCCGACCGCGTCGGCCACCGCCCCGGACAGCGGTGGCAGCGCCAGCACGCCGAGCACCGCCGCCCCGACCGCCAGCGGCACCAGCGGGCCCCGCTGCCCGGCGGTCACCTCGCGGGTGCCGGCGCGCTCGGTGTCGTACCCGGACGCGACGCCGGGCGGCACCGGGCGCAGGACCACCGCCAGCGCCCGACCGGCGTAGAGGGCGGCGAGCAGCGCGCCGGCCAGGCCGACCAGGTACAGCGCCGGGGACCGCTCGCGGGCGCCGGCGAGCACCTCGTCCTTGGTGGCCCACAGCGCCAACGGCGGCACCCCGGCCAGCGCCAGCGCGCCGACCGCGAAGACGGCCCCCACCAGCGGGTGGCGGCGGCCCGCGCCGCGCAGCGCGGACAGCCGGCGGGTGCCGAGCGCGGTCAGCCACGCCCCGGCGGCGAGGAACAGCAGCGCCTTGGTGGCCGCGTGGCCGATCAGGTGCGCGACCGCGCCGGCCGGGGCGACGGCGGCGCCCAGCACGACGTACCCGAGCTGGGCGCTTGTGGAGGCGGCAAGCAGTTGCTTCAGGTCGGTCTGGGCCAGCGCCACCGCGCCGAGCGCCAGGGCGGTCAGCGCGCCGACCCAGGCGGCCACGTCCACCGCCCAGCCGGTCGCGACGAGCAGTGGGTGCGCGCGGACGAGCAGGTAGCCGCCCATCGCCACCATCGCGGCGGAGTGCAGCAGCGCGCTGACCGGGCTCGGGCCGAGCATGGCCCGGGACAGCCAGAACGAGAACGGCAGTTGGGCCGCCTTGCCGAAGCCGGCGGCCAGCACCCCGGCGGCGGCCAGGTCCCGCCAGCCGGGCGGCAGGCCGGCGAGCCCGGTCAGGTCGAGCGTGCCGCCGGCCAGTCCGGCCCCGGCCGCCAGGTAGAGCCCGAGGTCGCCGACGCGGGTGGTGAGGAACGCGGTGCCGCCCGCGGCGACGGCGTCGTCGCGCCGCCAGTGGTACGCGATCAGCGCGTACGACATCGCGCCCATGATCTCCCAGCCCAGCAGCAGCACGGGCAGCGTCGTCGCGGTGGCGGTGAGCAGCACGGCGGCGAGGAAGACGAGCATCAGCCCGTGGAACCGGGACCGGTCGGAGTGGATCTCGGTGGCGGCGTACGCGAGCACCAGCAGCGCCACCGCGGCCACCGCCGGTACGACGAGCGCGGCGAGCCCGTCGACGGACAGCCCCCACCGCGCGCCGGCCAGGAACGGCGCGTCGGCGGACGGCCGGGTCAGCGCCACCGTCGCGGCCAGGGCGGTGACAAGCGCGGCCACGCCCAGCGCCAGCGCCGGCGCGACCCGGTCGGCCCGTCGCCCGCCGAGCAGCAGCGTCCCTCCGGCGGCGGCCGGGAGGACGACCAGGGCCCACAACGCGGCGCTCATCCGCGCAGCTCCCCCGCCATGTCGGTCATGTCCGCGTCGCCCGACCGGAACAGCAGGGTCACCACGGCGAAGCCCATCGCCATCTCCACCGTCATCGCGGCGATCACCACAAGCACCAGCACCTGCCCGTCCGGCTGCTGCGGGGCCAGGAACCACCAGAGGGCCGCGGCGGCCACGATCACCCCGTTGATCATGAGTTCGAGGCCCATCATCACCATCACGACCGCCTGCTGGCTCAACGCGCCGTACAGGCCGACGCTGAACAGCGCGGAGGCGAGCAGCAGGAACATCGGCAGCGTCACGGGCGCTCCGGGGAGTCCGCGCGGTCGTACCGGCCCCGGGCGGTGGCGAGCACCAACGCGGCGACCATGGTGGCGAACAGCACCGCCGAGACCGCCATCATGACCAGCATCTTCGAACCCATGATCGCCTCGCCCAGGGCCCGGGTCGGATCGGCGGGCGGCTCGCCCCGGCGGGTGGGCCACGGCACGAGCACCGAGCCGGCCGCCAGCACGACGAAGACGCCCACCGAGACCGCCAGCGCGCCGCGCCGGTTGTGCAGCATCGACATCGGCATCAGACCGGCCGGGTTCATCATGAACATCACCATGAAGACCGCCATGATGGCCATCTCCATGACCATCATCAGGACGGTCACCACGCCCAGATAACCCAGGTCGAGCAGGAGCAGCTCGCCACCGACCGCGACGAACGACAGCGCCAGCGCGAACGTCGCCCGGGCCATCGAGTCCACGGTGAACACCGCGACACCGGACGCCACGGCGACAAGCGCCAGCACGACGAAGGCGACGACCGCCACCTCAACCCCTCCCCACCACGAGCACGGCCACCACGAGCACCTGCGCCAGCGTGGCGGGCAGCACCACCAGCCAGGCCACCCGCATCAGCCGGTCCGCCCGCAGCACCGGCACCCGGCCGCGCAGCGCCACCAGGGCGGCCAGCACGGCGCCCGTCTTCACCACGCTCCACAGCCACGCCGGCAGCAGCGGCCCCGACCCGCCGCCGAGGAACAGCGCCACCGCCGTCGCCGCACCCGCCGCCAGCAGCGCGTACCGGCCGGCGAGCAGGACCAGCCGGTCCACGCCGGACGGTTCGGCCAGCACGCCGCCGGCCACGTCCCGCCCGTCCGGGTAGGCGAACGGCCCGGACATGCTGAACGCGAGCACCGCGCCGAGCATGACCAGGAACGCCACCGGCATCCACACCACGAACCACAGCCCCCGCTGGGCCGCCACCACGTCGGCGATCCGCAGACTGCCGGCCGCCACCGCCGGGGCGGTCAGCGCGAACATCAGCGGCAACTCGTAGCCGAGCGCCTGGGCCAGGAACCGGTAGCCCCCGACCAGGCCGTACCCGCTGTTGCTGCCCCACCCGGCGAGCCACACCGCCGCCCAGAGCAGCACGTCCATCGCGTTGAACCAGACCACCCCGACCGGCAGGTCGGCCACCACCCGGTCGCCCAGCGGCACCACCACGACCATCAGCAGCGCCACCACCAGCGGCCCGGCCAGCCCGAGCCGCCACAGCAGCAGGTCCGCCGCCACCACACGCCGACGGCGCTGCCGCAGCAGCCGGGCCGTCTCCCACAGCGGCCGTCCGGCCCGGTACGCGACCGTCGGGCCGCCGGCCGGGTCCAGCAGCCCCGCCAGCACCGCGGCGGCCAGCGCGAGACCGAGCAGCACCCCGGCGGCCGGTAGCACACCCCACCACGGACCGGCGGTCACGACCGCACCCCCGCGGCCACCACCGCGTCCGGGTCGGGGTCGAACGAGGCCAGCACCACCCGGGCCGCGGCCAGGTCGAGCCCGACCGTCAGCCGGGCGGCCACCGCCAGCACCGCCGCCGCGTCCGGCTCCGGCGCGGCCGGGTCACCGCCGGCCAGCAGCCGGTCCGTCTCGGCCAGCCGGCGCCGC
The genomic region above belongs to Micromonospora sp. WMMD1128 and contains:
- the nuoK gene encoding NADH-quinone oxidoreductase subunit NuoK, with the translated sequence MTLPMFLLLASALFSVGLYGALSQQAVVMVMMGLELMINGVIVAAAALWWFLAPQQPDGQVLVLVVIAAMTVEMAMGFAVVTLLFRSGDADMTDMAGELRG
- a CDS encoding YetF domain-containing protein, translated to MDAVTALVGHPGWLVWVAVKAFLLYLTAVLAMRLGGRRTLAELSAYDFVAAVAVGAVVGRLPSAPDASYLSGAVTLVAILAAHALITWVRLRPAGRRLIEKGPVVVVARGRVLTGNLHRAGLTRADLDALLREHGTAEVRTVHLAVLEGRGQLSVLPGDG
- a CDS encoding NADH-quinone oxidoreductase subunit H, with protein sequence MTAGPWWGVLPAAGVLLGLALAAAVLAGLLDPAGGPTVAYRAGRPLWETARLLRQRRRRVVAADLLLWRLGLAGPLVVALLMVVVVPLGDRVVADLPVGVVWFNAMDVLLWAAVWLAGWGSNSGYGLVGGYRFLAQALGYELPLMFALTAPAVAAGSLRIADVVAAQRGLWFVVWMPVAFLVMLGAVLAFSMSGPFAYPDGRDVAGGVLAEPSGVDRLVLLAGRYALLAAGAATAVALFLGGGSGPLLPAWLWSVVKTGAVLAALVALRGRVPVLRADRLMRVAWLVVLPATLAQVLVVAVLVVGRG
- a CDS encoding proton-conducting transporter membrane subunit; its protein translation is MSAALWALVVLPAAAGGTLLLGGRRADRVAPALALGVAALVTALAATVALTRPSADAPFLAGARWGLSVDGLAALVVPAVAAVALLVLAYAATEIHSDRSRFHGLMLVFLAAVLLTATATTLPVLLLGWEIMGAMSYALIAYHWRRDDAVAAGGTAFLTTRVGDLGLYLAAGAGLAGGTLDLTGLAGLPPGWRDLAAAGVLAAGFGKAAQLPFSFWLSRAMLGPSPVSALLHSAAMVAMGGYLLVRAHPLLVATGWAVDVAAWVGALTALALGAVALAQTDLKQLLAASTSAQLGYVVLGAAVAPAGAVAHLIGHAATKALLFLAAGAWLTALGTRRLSALRGAGRRHPLVGAVFAVGALALAGVPPLALWATKDEVLAGARERSPALYLVGLAGALLAALYAGRALAVVLRPVPPGVASGYDTERAGTREVTAGQRGPLVPLAVGAAVLGVLALPPLSGAVADAVGSGPAPPTRVAELVLSGLLAVAGVTLAVAAPGRLPAPGWARAWLGLDRAARLLVVRPTLALARGLARFDDRVLDRAVHAAPGAVRGVARGLARFDDAGLDRGVAAVPALTRWAADALARVDDHGVDALVRRLARAARRLGVLARRPQTGLVHEYYVQVVLVLGAAVLILLLAR
- a CDS encoding proton-conducting transporter membrane subunit, which produces MNERPLALLPELLLLAGAVTTLLTGAFLPRDRQWVARLVAAGAMFAAMVATLPAVGERATVYAHSYALDAGTTAARLLIPLAGLLVVGIAAGRVAGNRRETEFSVLTLLAVLGAVLLAGASDLLLLAVAYLLSSVPLVGLAGWGRDRRGAEAALKVYLIGALAGVGLLAGAALLTAVGGGASDYDRLATGLAGAPSAAVAVGVVGVLAGLLFKIGAVPGHFWVPDAVQGASIPAGALLTTVPKLGGLLAAYRLFAVAVPADVVGWPLLVAVLAAVTMTLGNFAAFGQADPRRLLAYSTVAQVGYLLMAVAVAGRAERALPALLVYLAGYAVTNLGAFAVLAAEPHDALDDYRGLARRRPWLAGALAICLLGLVGTPPTAVFAGKLTVFTAAWDGGLAWLVVVAAVNTVASLFYYLRWLAPAYTGGGRWPTTGGRNRTVAAAGAVAAGAALLGAAVAVPWYPLMAQALAR
- a CDS encoding NADH-quinone oxidoreductase subunit M, which gives rise to MLSLIVFTPLAVAVVLLCWRGLPARAVSWLWIAVTVVEVAAVLGVWWAYPGEGFGYEVDRPWIPGAGAGYHVGVDGLSLPLLALTTVVFAACAVYSLRRQPRPRQFAALFLALQTTCLGLFVSLDLILFFVFFDLSIVGMYAVIVGWGHGPQARRSALTFFLYTFLGSLALLLGFIGLYVAAAPHTFDMVALTRPPPTQGVAGALVLLAVLLGLAIKTPTFPFHTWLPPAHTDAPAAGSAVLAGILLKMGTYGFVRIAMPMLPDAWRRYAWVVVVVGVVSVLYGALVALAQTNFKRMVAYTSVNHMGYVVLAVGAAGLVAGSDAQARAVAVTGAVTQMVSHGLITSALFLLAGVLHDRGGTYRMDAYGGLAGDTPRFAALTAVAAFASLGLPGFSGFVAEFQIFAGSLGSAPVAVAFALPGILVTAALFLWALHRVFLGPTRHRLSATADVTAAETAAVLPLLALSLLLGVFPRLLLDVVEPTARAVTDLVAR
- a CDS encoding NADH-quinone oxidoreductase subunit J; translated protein: MAVVAFVVLALVAVASGVAVFTVDSMARATFALALSFVAVGGELLLLDLGYLGVVTVLMMVMEMAIMAVFMVMFMMNPAGLMPMSMLHNRRGALAVSVGVFVVLAAGSVLVPWPTRRGEPPADPTRALGEAIMGSKMLVMMAVSAVLFATMVAALVLATARGRYDRADSPERP